One stretch of Variovorax sp. 54 DNA includes these proteins:
- a CDS encoding DEAD/DEAH box helicase, which produces MPFDTLGLTPALAQAAAASGFAAPTAIQAAAIPAILQGRDLRGSAQTGSGKTAAFSLPLLQRLAAEPASSTSSTARRLRALVLVPTRELAAQVGETLEDFARHLPERLKIVVAVGGVSINPQMMRLRGGADIVIATPGRLLDLVEHNALALDAVSMLVLDEADRLFDLGFAEELGRILALLPKQRQNLLFSATFPTAIQALADAVLRDPVLVDVQGEPGTAPDIVQRAIEVDANRRTQLLRQLLKENEGTWDRVLVFVATQHAAQTVAEKLYKNGIYAVPFHGDIAQGTRSDILAQFKQSRWDVVIATDLAARGLDIAQLPVVINYDLPRSPTDYIHRIGRTGRAGASGLAISFVSAATEAHFRLIEKRQGLRVPRERIEGFEPTEVAPTVVDTSGNGGIKGTRPSKKDKLRAAVAKAAETSTPPKTDH; this is translated from the coding sequence ATGCCATTCGATACCCTGGGCCTGACCCCCGCGCTCGCGCAAGCGGCCGCCGCGAGCGGCTTTGCCGCGCCGACCGCCATCCAGGCGGCGGCCATCCCTGCAATTTTGCAGGGCCGCGACCTGCGGGGCTCGGCACAGACCGGCTCCGGCAAGACGGCCGCATTTTCCCTGCCGCTGCTGCAGCGCCTGGCCGCCGAGCCTGCGTCGTCCACCTCGTCCACCGCGCGCCGGCTGCGTGCGCTGGTGCTCGTGCCCACGCGCGAACTCGCGGCCCAGGTCGGCGAGACGCTGGAAGACTTCGCCCGCCACCTGCCCGAGCGCCTGAAGATCGTCGTCGCGGTCGGCGGCGTCTCGATCAACCCGCAAATGATGCGCCTGCGCGGCGGCGCCGACATCGTGATCGCCACGCCGGGCCGGCTGCTCGACCTGGTGGAGCACAACGCGCTCGCGCTCGACGCCGTGTCGATGCTCGTGCTCGACGAGGCCGACCGCCTGTTCGACCTGGGCTTTGCCGAGGAGCTGGGCCGCATCCTCGCGCTGCTGCCGAAGCAGCGCCAGAACCTGCTGTTCTCCGCCACCTTCCCCACGGCCATCCAGGCGCTGGCCGACGCCGTGCTGCGCGACCCGGTGCTGGTCGATGTGCAGGGCGAGCCCGGCACGGCGCCCGACATCGTGCAGCGCGCCATCGAGGTCGACGCCAACCGCCGCACCCAGCTGCTGCGCCAGTTGCTGAAAGAGAACGAAGGCACGTGGGACCGCGTGCTCGTCTTCGTCGCCACGCAGCACGCGGCGCAGACTGTGGCCGAGAAGCTCTACAAGAACGGCATCTACGCCGTGCCCTTCCACGGCGACATTGCGCAGGGCACGCGCAGCGACATCCTGGCGCAGTTCAAGCAGAGCCGCTGGGACGTGGTGATCGCCACCGACCTTGCCGCGCGCGGCCTGGACATTGCCCAGCTGCCCGTGGTCATCAACTACGACCTGCCGCGCTCGCCGACCGACTACATCCACCGCATCGGCCGCACCGGCCGCGCGGGCGCGAGCGGGCTGGCGATCAGCTTCGTGAGCGCTGCGACCGAGGCGCACTTCCGCCTGATCGAGAAGCGCCAGGGCCTGCGCGTGCCGCGCGAGCGCATCGAGGGCTTCGAGCCGACCGAGGTCGCGCCGACGGTGGTCGACACCTCGGGCAACGGCGGCATCAAGGGCACACGGCCGAGCAAGAAGGACAAGCTGCGCGCGGCGGTGGCGAAGGCCGCCGAAACCTCAACGCCGCCGAAGACAGATCACTGA
- a CDS encoding S41 family peptidase has product MNLRHGLAALAATFCTVALAQDQPAREPMPREDLQSLAATYQLLRDAYVKPLSGEEILQAALRGMVREIDPEGGQFLMKEDLADLAPPANYTGGAVGLEMIARNGEVAVISPIVDSPAEKAGIRPNDVLLAIDGTPIKGNLTLAFKMLRGPLGSSVALTMRRPGVEAPHEFKVERQNVQGAIVRVSTAAPGIAVLRITAFKDNTLDQVARELEAQWRRQPFKGVVLDLRRNPGGRLDTAVGVAALFLPARRTVVVKTQGRRLESNSVYLSDPPYYARNTDPFAAVPPEIRTLPLVVLVDEGTASGAEIVTAALRDHRRARIVGRKTFGRTSIQTVTPLGPERAVRYTSAYWFPPSGETLDKIGITPDRLVEAVDFQRELDEAVAELRTKLQ; this is encoded by the coding sequence ATGAACCTCCGACACGGCCTCGCGGCACTGGCCGCCACCTTCTGCACCGTCGCCCTCGCACAAGACCAGCCCGCGCGCGAACCGATGCCGCGGGAAGACCTGCAGTCGCTGGCCGCCACCTACCAGCTGCTGCGCGACGCGTACGTGAAGCCGCTCAGCGGCGAAGAGATTCTTCAGGCGGCCTTGCGCGGCATGGTCCGCGAGATCGACCCCGAGGGCGGGCAGTTCCTCATGAAGGAAGACCTGGCCGACCTGGCACCGCCGGCGAACTACACGGGCGGGGCCGTGGGGCTGGAGATGATCGCGCGCAACGGCGAAGTCGCCGTGATCTCGCCCATCGTGGACAGTCCGGCCGAGAAGGCCGGCATTCGCCCCAACGACGTGCTGCTCGCCATCGACGGCACGCCCATCAAGGGCAACCTCACCCTCGCGTTCAAGATGCTGCGCGGCCCGCTCGGCAGCAGCGTGGCGCTGACGATGCGGCGCCCGGGCGTCGAGGCACCCCACGAGTTCAAGGTGGAGCGACAGAACGTACAGGGCGCGATCGTGCGCGTGTCGACGGCGGCGCCAGGCATCGCGGTGCTTCGCATCACCGCCTTCAAGGACAACACGCTGGACCAGGTCGCCCGCGAACTCGAAGCCCAATGGCGCCGGCAGCCGTTCAAGGGGGTGGTGCTCGATCTGCGGCGCAACCCGGGCGGGCGGCTCGATACCGCGGTCGGCGTCGCGGCGCTGTTCCTGCCGGCCCGCCGCACGGTGGTGGTGAAGACCCAGGGCCGCCGCCTCGAATCGAACTCCGTCTACCTGTCCGACCCGCCCTACTACGCGCGCAACACAGACCCGTTCGCGGCGGTGCCGCCGGAGATCCGGACGCTTCCGCTGGTCGTGCTCGTCGACGAGGGCACGGCGTCCGGCGCGGAGATCGTGACGGCGGCCTTGCGCGACCACCGCCGCGCGCGCATCGTGGGCCGCAAGACCTTCGGCCGCACGAGCATCCAGACCGTCACGCCGCTGGGCCCTGAACGCGCGGTGCGCTACACCTCCGCGTACTGGTTTCCGCCGTCGGGTGAAACGCTGGACAAGATCGGCATCACGCCCGACCGGCTCGTGGAGGCCGTGGACTTTCAGCGCGAGCTCGACGAGGCCGTTGCCGAGCTGCGCACGAAGCTTCAGTGA
- a CDS encoding acyl-CoA dehydrogenase family protein has translation MDAELQADRAALADTVRRFAQAEIAPNVQAWDEAGEFPRALYARAAELGLLGLGYPEALGGTLASYALKLPAWVALARHGQSGGVLASLFSHNIGLPPVVLHASDAVRHEVVPAVLRGEKIAALAITEPGGGSDVAAVRTTAKRDGDHYVLNGEKTFITSGMRADWITVAVRTGEGRGAGGLSMLLVPGDAPGLSRTRLAKMGWLCSDTATLHFDNVRVPARYLLGEEGAGFRMVMGNFNGERVGLAAGALGFAQACLDEALAWSRERKTFGAALIEHQAVRHKLVDMQMRIASTEAWLEAVSAEGDAHEAAGRINAPEWVAQVCLLKNHATQTMQFCADQAVQILGGMGFMRGTVSERVYREVKVMMIGGGAEEIMKELAARQLGWV, from the coding sequence ATGGACGCGGAACTGCAGGCCGACCGCGCGGCGCTCGCCGACACGGTGCGGCGCTTCGCCCAGGCCGAGATCGCACCCAACGTGCAGGCCTGGGACGAGGCCGGCGAATTTCCGCGCGCGCTGTATGCCCGCGCGGCCGAACTGGGCCTGCTGGGCCTGGGCTACCCGGAAGCACTCGGCGGCACACTCGCCTCCTATGCGCTGAAGCTGCCGGCTTGGGTCGCGCTCGCGCGCCACGGCCAGAGTGGCGGCGTGCTCGCGAGCCTGTTCTCGCACAACATCGGCCTCCCGCCCGTGGTGCTGCACGCAAGCGACGCCGTGCGCCACGAGGTTGTGCCCGCGGTGCTGCGCGGCGAGAAGATCGCCGCGCTCGCGATCACCGAACCCGGCGGCGGCTCCGACGTGGCCGCAGTGCGCACCACAGCCAAGCGCGATGGCGACCACTACGTGCTCAACGGCGAGAAGACCTTCATCACCTCGGGCATGCGCGCCGACTGGATCACCGTGGCCGTGCGCACCGGCGAAGGCCGCGGCGCGGGTGGGCTCTCGATGCTGCTGGTGCCCGGCGACGCGCCCGGCCTTTCGCGCACGCGGCTCGCGAAGATGGGTTGGCTGTGCTCCGACACCGCCACGCTGCACTTCGACAACGTGCGCGTGCCCGCACGCTACCTGCTCGGCGAAGAGGGCGCGGGTTTTCGCATGGTCATGGGCAACTTCAACGGCGAGCGCGTCGGGCTCGCGGCCGGCGCGCTGGGCTTTGCGCAGGCCTGCCTCGACGAGGCGCTGGCCTGGTCGCGCGAGCGCAAGACCTTCGGCGCCGCGCTCATCGAGCACCAGGCGGTGCGCCACAAGCTGGTCGACATGCAGATGCGCATCGCCTCGACCGAAGCCTGGCTCGAGGCCGTGTCCGCCGAGGGCGACGCCCACGAAGCAGCGGGCCGCATCAACGCGCCCGAGTGGGTGGCACAGGTCTGCCTGCTCAAGAACCACGCCACGCAGACCATGCAGTTCTGCGCCGACCAGGCCGTGCAGATCCTCGGCGGCATGGGCTTCATGCGCGGCACGGTGAGCGAGCGCGTCTACCGCGAGGTCAAGGTGATGATGATCGGCGGCGGGGCCGAAGAGATCATGAAGGAGCTGGCGGCGCGGCAGCTGGGGTGGGTGTAG
- a CDS encoding acyl-CoA dehydrogenase family protein, whose translation MQYTHEHLEMQNTLRRFIDEEINPHVDEWEEAEIFPAHEVFKKLGNLGLLGLNKPEAFGGAGLDYSYAMAFAEGLGHISCGGVPMAIGVQTDMCTPALARFGSDELRREFLVPAIAGDTVGCIGVSEPGAGSDVAGLKTHARKDGDDYLISGQKMWITNSLQADWMCMLVNTSDGPVHRNKSLVMVPMNLPGIEKAKKIRKIGMDSSDTGLIYFDNVRVPQRYRIGEEGQGFVYQMQQFQEERLWCAASSLAPMDDCIQQTIEWAQQRQMFGATLADQQWVQFKLAELKTEVEALRALTYRACDLHVKGEDVLELASMAKLKTGRLTRQVADTCLQFWGGMGFTLENRVARLYRDGRLGSIGGGADEVMLGILAKTMGIAKRPPRG comes from the coding sequence ATGCAGTACACCCATGAACACCTCGAGATGCAGAACACCCTGCGCCGATTCATCGACGAGGAGATCAATCCCCATGTCGACGAATGGGAAGAGGCCGAGATCTTTCCCGCGCACGAGGTCTTCAAGAAGCTCGGCAACCTCGGCCTGCTGGGCCTGAACAAGCCCGAGGCCTTCGGCGGCGCCGGGCTCGACTATTCGTATGCCATGGCCTTCGCCGAGGGGCTGGGCCACATCAGCTGCGGCGGCGTGCCGATGGCCATCGGCGTGCAGACCGACATGTGCACGCCCGCGCTCGCGCGCTTCGGCAGCGACGAGCTGCGCCGTGAGTTCCTGGTGCCCGCCATCGCGGGCGACACGGTCGGTTGCATCGGCGTGAGCGAGCCCGGCGCGGGCAGCGACGTGGCGGGCCTGAAGACCCACGCGCGCAAGGACGGCGACGACTACCTCATCAGCGGCCAGAAGATGTGGATCACCAACAGCCTGCAGGCCGACTGGATGTGCATGCTGGTCAACACCAGCGACGGGCCCGTGCACCGCAACAAGTCGCTCGTGATGGTGCCGATGAACCTGCCCGGCATCGAGAAGGCCAAGAAGATCCGCAAGATCGGCATGGACTCGAGCGACACCGGCCTCATCTACTTCGACAACGTGCGCGTGCCGCAGCGCTACCGCATCGGCGAAGAGGGCCAGGGCTTCGTCTACCAGATGCAGCAGTTCCAGGAAGAGCGGCTGTGGTGCGCCGCCAGTTCGCTCGCGCCGATGGACGACTGCATCCAGCAGACCATCGAATGGGCGCAGCAGCGCCAGATGTTCGGCGCCACGCTGGCCGACCAGCAGTGGGTGCAGTTCAAGCTGGCCGAACTCAAGACCGAGGTGGAAGCGCTGCGCGCCCTCACCTACCGCGCCTGCGACCTGCATGTGAAGGGCGAGGACGTGCTCGAACTCGCGTCGATGGCCAAGCTCAAGACCGGCCGCCTCACGCGCCAGGTGGCCGACACCTGTCTGCAGTTCTGGGGCGGCATGGGCTTCACGCTGGAGAACCGCGTGGCGCGCCTGTACCGCGACGGCCGCCTGGGCTCCATCGGTGGCGGCGCCGACGAGGTGATGCTCGGCATCCTCGCCAAGACCATGGGCATCGCCAAGCGCCCGCCGCGCGGCTGA
- a CDS encoding SDR family oxidoreductase has translation MNAPHYRSVFAPALFGGQCIVVTGGGSGIGRCTAHELAALGAHVVLVGRKPEKLDAVRAEIEAAGGNASTQAFDIRQEDAVREAVKAIVAAHGRIDGLVNNAGGQYITPLAAISAKGWEAVIHTNLTGGFLVARECYVQSMQAHGGAIVNIVADIWGSMPNMGHSGAARAGMVSFTETAAAEWAVSGVRVNAVAPGYIASSGMDHYPSEAGDMLRAMRKTVPAGRFGNEAETSAAIAFLLSPAAAFISGTVLRVDGARPQARMGWPMELPDAQAQQRPAVRPYDGFHLAQTPRVFQDK, from the coding sequence ATGAACGCACCCCACTACCGCTCCGTCTTCGCGCCCGCCCTGTTCGGCGGGCAATGCATCGTCGTCACCGGCGGCGGCTCGGGCATCGGCCGCTGCACCGCGCACGAACTGGCCGCGCTCGGCGCCCACGTGGTGCTGGTCGGACGCAAGCCCGAGAAGCTCGACGCGGTGCGCGCCGAGATCGAAGCGGCCGGCGGCAACGCCAGCACGCAGGCCTTCGACATCCGCCAGGAAGACGCCGTGCGCGAGGCGGTGAAGGCCATCGTCGCGGCGCATGGCCGCATCGACGGGCTGGTCAACAACGCGGGCGGCCAGTACATCACGCCGCTGGCCGCCATCTCGGCCAAGGGCTGGGAGGCGGTGATCCACACCAACCTCACGGGCGGCTTCCTGGTGGCGCGCGAGTGCTACGTGCAGAGCATGCAGGCCCACGGCGGCGCCATCGTCAACATCGTGGCCGACATCTGGGGGTCGATGCCGAACATGGGCCACAGCGGCGCCGCGCGCGCCGGCATGGTGAGCTTCACCGAGACCGCCGCCGCCGAATGGGCCGTGAGCGGCGTGCGCGTGAACGCGGTGGCGCCGGGCTACATCGCCTCCAGCGGCATGGACCACTACCCGTCCGAGGCCGGCGACATGCTGCGCGCCATGCGCAAGACCGTGCCCGCGGGCCGCTTCGGCAACGAGGCCGAGACCTCCGCCGCCATCGCCTTCCTGCTGAGCCCGGCCGCCGCCTTCATCAGCGGCACCGTGCTGCGCGTGGACGGCGCGCGCCCGCAGGCACGCATGGGCTGGCCGATGGAACTGCCCGACGCGCAGGCGCAGCAGCGCCCCGCGGTGCGGCCCTATGACGGCTTTCACCTCGCGCAGACACCGCGCGTGTTCCAGGACAAGTAA
- a CDS encoding acetyl/propionyl/methylcrotonyl-CoA carboxylase subunit alpha → MSAFQKILIANRGEIAVRVMRTARAMGYRTVAVYSRADADAEHVRQADESVCIGEPLPAQSYLAIESIIAAARASGADAVHPGYGFLAENAAFAQACRDAGFVFIGPSPEAIVAMGDKAGAKRLMQAAGVPCIPGYQGDDQSTATLAAEAERIGWPVMIKATAGGGGRGMRLVASAGAFAEQLQSAQSEALHAFGDATVILERAIVAPRHIEIQVFADRHGHAIHLGERDCSVQRRHQKVIEEAPSPAVDAALRARMGATAVAAAKAIAYEGAGTLEFLLDAQGQYWFMEMNTRLQVEHPVTEAVTGLDLVELQLRVAAGEPLPLTQDDVRIAGHAIEVRLCAEDPQQGFLPQSGTLSAWRTSPALRTEHALRDGAEVPPFYDSMVAKLIASGRTRDEARQRLLAGLRDTVALGLPTNQALLQRALAHPVFANGEATTAFIGDHLDALLAADVAADTRAALLAALLLQTGARGWPSPLAHTLPNALRFALDGAVHSARVTPRGAARFEVVLDDAAPVSLALLALSDDGLLRFACDGVAAQTRVVRCAERVDFHFDGRAFRLDDLTHVAVARADAGGGDGLLRASMNGRVVALLAAEGDTVAAGQPLVTLEAMKMEHVHCAPRAGRVAALHVAVGAQVAARHIVAEIAEA, encoded by the coding sequence ATGAGCGCATTCCAGAAGATCCTGATCGCCAACCGCGGCGAGATTGCCGTGCGCGTGATGCGCACCGCGCGCGCCATGGGCTACCGCACGGTCGCCGTGTACTCCCGCGCGGATGCAGACGCCGAGCACGTGCGCCAGGCCGACGAGTCGGTGTGCATCGGCGAGCCGCTGCCCGCGCAGAGCTACCTGGCCATCGAATCGATCATTGCCGCGGCCCGCGCCAGCGGCGCCGACGCGGTGCATCCGGGCTACGGCTTCCTCGCCGAGAACGCCGCGTTCGCGCAGGCCTGTCGCGACGCGGGGTTCGTCTTCATCGGTCCGTCGCCCGAGGCCATCGTCGCGATGGGCGACAAGGCCGGCGCCAAACGGCTGATGCAGGCCGCCGGCGTGCCGTGCATTCCGGGCTACCAGGGCGACGATCAGAGCACCGCCACGCTGGCCGCCGAGGCCGAACGCATCGGCTGGCCCGTGATGATCAAGGCGACCGCCGGCGGCGGCGGGCGCGGCATGCGGCTCGTGGCTTCGGCCGGCGCCTTCGCCGAGCAGCTGCAGAGTGCGCAGTCCGAAGCGCTCCATGCCTTCGGCGACGCCACCGTGATTCTGGAGCGCGCCATCGTCGCGCCGCGCCACATCGAGATCCAGGTGTTTGCCGACCGGCACGGCCACGCGATCCACCTCGGCGAGCGCGACTGTTCGGTGCAGCGGCGCCACCAGAAGGTGATCGAGGAAGCGCCCTCGCCGGCCGTCGATGCCGCGCTGCGCGCGCGCATGGGCGCCACCGCCGTGGCCGCCGCGAAGGCCATCGCCTACGAAGGCGCGGGCACGCTCGAGTTCCTGCTCGACGCACAGGGCCAGTACTGGTTCATGGAAATGAACACGCGGCTGCAGGTGGAGCACCCCGTGACCGAAGCGGTGACGGGCCTCGACCTCGTCGAGCTGCAGCTGCGCGTGGCCGCCGGCGAGCCGCTGCCGTTGACGCAGGACGACGTGCGCATCGCCGGCCACGCGATCGAGGTGCGGCTGTGTGCCGAAGACCCGCAGCAGGGCTTCCTGCCGCAAAGCGGCACGCTGAGCGCATGGCGCACGTCACCCGCGCTGCGCACCGAGCACGCATTGCGCGACGGCGCCGAAGTGCCGCCCTTCTACGACTCGATGGTCGCCAAGCTCATCGCCTCGGGCCGCACGCGCGACGAAGCGCGGCAGCGGCTGCTGGCGGGCCTGCGCGACACGGTCGCACTCGGCCTGCCGACCAACCAGGCGCTGCTGCAGCGCGCGCTCGCGCACCCGGTGTTCGCCAACGGCGAGGCGACCACCGCGTTCATCGGCGACCACCTCGACGCCCTGCTCGCCGCCGACGTTGCGGCCGACACGCGCGCCGCCCTGCTCGCGGCCTTGCTGCTGCAGACCGGCGCGCGCGGCTGGCCCTCACCGCTGGCGCACACGCTGCCCAACGCGCTGCGCTTCGCGCTCGACGGCGCCGTGCACTCGGCCCGCGTGACGCCGCGCGGCGCGGCGCGCTTCGAGGTCGTGCTGGACGACGCCGCGCCCGTGTCGCTCGCCTTGCTGGCGCTGTCGGACGACGGCCTGCTGCGCTTCGCCTGCGATGGCGTGGCCGCGCAGACGCGGGTCGTGCGGTGCGCCGAACGCGTCGACTTCCATTTCGACGGCCGCGCCTTCCGCCTCGACGACCTCACGCACGTGGCCGTGGCGCGCGCCGACGCAGGCGGCGGCGACGGCCTGCTGCGCGCGTCGATGAACGGCCGCGTGGTCGCGCTGCTGGCTGCCGAGGGCGACACCGTCGCGGCGGGCCAGCCACTGGTCACGCTCGAGGCCATGAAGATGGAACACGTGCATTGCGCACCCCGCGCGGGCCGCGTCGCGGCACTGCATGTGGCCGTGGGTGCGCAGGTCGCTGCGCGCCACATCGTGGCCGAGATCGCCGAGGCCTGA